In Carassius carassius chromosome 2, fCarCar2.1, whole genome shotgun sequence, the DNA window GCTACCGAAATAGCATTAGCATCAAAGCCGTACTATGAGGGGGAGTTCGTCAAAAATTGCATGTTGAAGGCTGCCGAAATTGTATGTCCTGAGAAGCGACAAGCTTTTGCCAATATTAGCTTGAAGAGAAATACCGTGGCAGACAGGATTTCGGGAACTATCGGCAGATTTGGACAGCCAACTGAAACGCAAAGTGGAgtcatttctgacattttctgttgcAATTGCAAGTGTCGCCAACTGGCCATATTCATTCGTGGAGTTGACGAGACTTTAACTGTCACAGAGGAGTTTCTTGAGTTGGTGCCTATGACCGACACCACAACTGCTGAGGACATTTTCTCCTCGGTCGTTGGAGCGCTGGATAGAGTCGGGGTGGACTGGTCTCGCGCCGTAAGCCTGGCTACAGATGGTGCGCCGTCAATGATTGGAAAAAAGGCAGGTGTTGTGACAAAGTTCAGAGAGAAAGTACAAGCCGCAAATGGAGGGGGTGATTTTTGGACATTTCATTGTATTTTGCATCAGGAGGCATTATGCTGCAAGTCGTTAAAAATGGATCACGTCATGGAGGTGGTTGTCCGAACTGTTAATTTCATTCGAGCCAGAGGTTTCAATCATTGTCAGTTTGACAGCCTTCTCAGTGACTTTAACATTACCCATGGTCTGCCATACCACAGTGAAGTAAGATGGTTTAGCAGAGGTGCTGTGCTGAAGCGCTTCTTTGATCTACAGGAGGAAATCGGACATTTCATGGAGGGAAAAGGTAAACCTGTTAAGGAATTACAGTGCCCACTATGGCTGCAGGACCTTGCATTTATGGTTGATATTACAGAGCACTTGAATAATCTGAACAAAATGTTGCAAGGCCGCAAAAAAATTATAACGCAGTATTATGACAGCATACGTACATTCAAGTTAGATGCAGATGGCAAGCGGTGACCCTGCTCATTTTCCCTGTCTAAGAGATGTGTGCGCAGCAAGCATTAATCCTGACGTAAGATGGTACAAAGACAAGATTTCAGGGTTACTGAGGGAGTTTGAGAAACGATTTCAGGTCTTTAGCGAACTCGAGACAGAATTCGCAGTTGCCTGATGCCTGTTGACATGCAACTTGAAATAATTGATTTGAAGTGTGATGTAGAATTGAAGGACAAATTTGCCTCTGTGGGCTTGGACACATTTTATCAGTATCTCCTGCCAGGCTATCCCAAATTAACAGCACTGGCTGCAAAAATGTTGTGCATGTTTGGGACTACATACCTTTGTGAGCTAATTTTCTCAGTAATGAACATTAATAAAACGAAAATGCGCTCAAAGCTCACACATAAGCACTTAAATGAGATTCTAAAAGTGACTGCTACTCAGGACATGATGCCTGATATTGATGCACTTGTGCAGGCTAAAAGATGCCAACGTTCAGGGGCAAATTGATAAAGTAAAtttgtttacttaaaaaaaaaaaaaaattccaaaaaacCATACATACTTATGTATAAATTTgcacattttacaaatattatattataaaagattTTAAGTGTGTGAAGTCAATTCATGTGTTCAGAATTGCTTCCCAGAATtggaaaatggattttaaataatttttgatttATGTTAAACTGCAGGACAGTGTTTTTAAGTTCCACAAAACTGTGACTAAATGTTTTGCGACATTGTACACTAACTGTGATCAGTTTTTATGCATAATGcacttaaataaatgttaaactgAGTAATAGTGTTGTTGAAATTGCACATACTACTTAGGTTGTTcataatatattttgttaaaggacaattcatttaatataaatatttttataatttacttcTTTGCACTAGTACAATGAAAAAAGTGGACTTATTGTTAGTTCTATGTAATTTTGCTATGAGTTTACTGGTCTGGCCCCCTTGAAATCAGAATAACCTGTATGCGGCCCCCAGACCAAAATGAGTTTGACCCCCCTGCACTAAATGAAATCATTTGTTAATAAGTGGGAAGTCGtgtcctagtggttagagagtttgactcctaaccctagggttgtgggtttgagtctagggccggcaataccacgactgaggtgcccttgaccaaggcactgctccccgggtgccgcagcataaatggctgcccactgctccgggtgtgtgttcactgctgtgtgtgtgcactttggatgggttaaatgcagagcatgaagtatgggtcaccatacttggctgaatgtcatgtcattcAATAATAATCTTCAATTTTCTCAAGAATTGTAAGAAAAGACAGGATGACACATTTTACGGGGGAGACATAttcttctttatttgtttgtaggAAGTGTTAAGATTGGGTATAAAACAGCCAGTGTGTTTGACTGTGTATCATTAATAGATCAGTATGGAGCTCAGTCTACTTCCTCTAATGCTCTGTGagtataattttcttattttgtgtaaaaatgtggTGAATCAGTGTTCATCTGTATTTCATCGtctcatgtacagtatttaatgttttcattcatgccGCTATTAATCTTAGTATCTAATCCAGTTCATGATATCTGTGTGTGAAAGTGAATTATACTCATGTGCTGCATGTATCTCAGACAGatcagtgtatttattatttatcatgttCTGAATTGTTTTCTTCAGTAGACCTTCACCAGCAGCTAGTTCATCTTTATTTTCACTTGTGGTGTGATGTGGTGACATGAAGTACTGATGAAGTAATGATATTCAATCTCTCTGTTATTTCAGTTGTGTGATGACAGCACCACACTGATATTCTTAGTTATGCACACAGATGTTGTCTTTATTCTTTTACCTTCATCATTCTGGTCATTCTTGAATTCCTCCATTTTTGATAGATCTGAAAGGATAGAGATAGATTTTAGATGATTTGATAGaatagagatgatagaaagagtTGAGCTGATCAATTCTGCTCATTATCAATATACAATTGATCTAAAATCTGTTGAATCAAAAACCCATTGACACTGCTTGTAGATTGCTATTTTGAATTATTCTATAATAGAGTTTATTTCTCTCTCAAATTTCAGTGTAAACTATTGAAATGGAGATGTTTTCTTGTGAAATTCCTtacaaaagtttttaaatatattcatgtaGTTCATTTAGAAGCAACTAAATCTAATAATTAATCAATAATTGTCTTTTCACTTTTCAGTGCTGATTTCAAACATTCATCCTGTACACACTCAAGGTGATTTATTTCTTCAAATATTCACACATATTATgcatatgcattataatactaaATATAATAACATGTTAAGAGGgactttttatttacatatttaattttactaCTTCATTATACTGTTATATTATTACTACTTTATATTGCACCATTCCTGTACAAAGACAAGAAATAAACACTGATACATGTGTAGATTATTGTGACTTATTTAGATGTTTCACCATAACTTCTGTTTGTTCTGTTCTTACAGACGCACTTAAACCTCGTCTGACTGTTAAGAATAAACGATCACAGATATTCAGAGGAGATACTGTCGAACTCGAATGTGAACTCAAGGGGTATGATTGGAAATACACATTTCAGTGTGGAGATAAACAACACAACTCTAGATTGGATGAGTTCAAGATCACTGTAGAGCTCACACAGTCATGCAAGTGTAAAGTCTGTAGAGACTCATTCTGCtctgaatggagtaatgatgtgACTTTGACTGTTTCAGGTGAGTGATCATCACTGATACACGTCAGGATCTTATTCAGATGCATAAACAATTTATTGACTCCAACTGTATTTTATTATCAGCCAAATGTCCATATGGCAGtagcatatataatataattcacaCTATGTGGTTAATGTGTTGTATTGAGATTAAGCAGACACAATTAACATTCAGTCTGTTTAAAATGCAGCATCTGCAGTAGAAACAACCCAGTCTCAGTATAAATAACAGAAATCATAAGATGTGATAGATGATGACTCATAAAGTAGTCATGGTGTATCATGAATTATTTACAGGCAAGCCCAAATTAACTGTAAAGCCCCAGAGTTCAGTGTTCACTGGAGACACAGTTACTCTGATCTGTGATGAAGGACGGTCAACTGGACAGAAAATTTACTGGCTCAAAAACTTTAAGAGAATAAAAGCTGGTTCTGCAACAGAAACACTGAGAGAAGTGAGAGTCTCTGATAGAGGAAGATATGCGTGTACTGTAGATAGAAAGACCACACAAAGCCAAGGAGTCATGCTAACAGTAAGAGGTCAGTGCTGTTTTTACAGGACAATCAGATTTAGAGTTTACAATAATATTATGAAGATTAATGTCCTCCAATCACAATATCATGTGCTGTCAGTTAAAGTAACTTCAGTTTGTTTTGCACAGAGAGACCCAAGCCTGTAGTGCGTGTCCAGCCGGATGGACGTGTGTCCAGAGGACAGACAGTCACTCTCTCGTGTGACATACAGCAGACAGACGTCATCAGCTGGAGCTACAGCTGGAATAAAGATGATTCAGAGATTCATGTCAGTCAGTCTCAGGAATACCGAATCAGTTCTGTTGATGAATCTCACACAGGTAATTACAGCTGCACTGGAAGAGAAACAGGAGGATCACGATACTCACACACCAGTGATAAAGTTACACTCACCGTATCAGGTGAGAGTCTTTATATCTGTTCACATCATTCTGACAACATGAGCAGAAATGTCTGTAAATAAGAAACCTTAACCaacatgtttaatgtttaatataatgtGCATTGATTCATGCTCTGCTACTTACCTACTGTATGTCATTTGTAGTAAATCTGCAGATAAATAACTTAAACTAaaggtattttaataaataaatgtgtttacttcAGGCTAAATCATGTCACAATCaaattccaaaaaagaaaaaagaaaaactgctgAGATGTCTTTTGAAGTTGTTTGTTGTATCAtagtacagtaaaataaatgaatgtataataagataattgtgaaataaatgtaTGAGTCACTCTTATCATCTGTTAGGAAAGGAGAGCTATGGGACGGTTTACTCCAAGCTGAAGATTTAAGGTGAAGTAAACTAAAAACTATGCAAAATAAGCCATGTTTTA includes these proteins:
- the LOC132096081 gene encoding low affinity immunoglobulin gamma Fc region receptor II-like, producing the protein MSDTGFTALATRRSSSAVKALPPTTRHDGSSSPSQLATQFSDGAVGSESQPSTRPRLQSPRLDSCRQLAIFIRGVDETLTVTEEFLELVPMTDTTTAEDIFSSVVGALDRVGVDWSRAVSLATDVLISNIHPVHTQGKPKLTVKPQSSVFTGDTVTLICDEGRSTGQKIYWLKNFKRIKAGSATETLREVRVSDRGRYACTVDRKTTQSQGVMLTVRERPKPVVRVQPDGRVSRGQTVTLSCDIQQTDVISWSYSWNKDDSEIHVSQSQEYRISSVDESHTGNYSCTGRETGGSRYSHTSDKVTLTVSGESLYICSHHSDNMSRNVCK